Within the Pseudomonas orientalis genome, the region TTCATTCGAGGCTTCAATGCCACGGACTACGGTTACGGCCTGTTGAGAGATGGACTACGTGTGCAAGGTAATCGGTACGACACCACCAGCGAGCCGTATGGCCTGGAGCGGGTCGAAGTGTTTCGCGGTCCTTCTTCGCTGCTCTACGGTGAGAACGCTCCGGGCGGCTTGGTCAACCTGGTGAGCAAACATCCGACCGCCAACCCGCGCGGCGAGGTGCAACTGGGGTATGGCTCAAACAACCGACGCCAACTGGGTGTGGATATCTCCGGCCCGCTCAATGACAGCGACAATGTTCTCGGCCGCCTGGTAATGCTGGGCCGCAAATCCGACACGCAGACCGACCATGTACCGGATGATCGTGTTTACATCGCCCCTTCCCTGACCCTGAATTTCGACGACTACAACACCCTGACCCTCCTGGCCAACTACCAGAAGGACCACACCAACCTGGAACTCGGCCTGCCAGCTGCAGGCACTTTGCTTACTAATCCCAACGGTAAACTGTCCAAGCACACCATGCTCGGCGACCCGGATTGGAATACCTTTGAGCGCGAAGCCTGGAGCACCGGTTACGAGTTCAGCCATAGCTTCAACGACGACTGGCAGTTCCGCCAGAATTCCCGGTACATGCAGTCACGCATCAACCGCCATGAAACCTGGCCGAGCGCACTGAATAATCGGGGCTTCGGTACTCAGCTGAACATGACGGCCTACGATCGCTACAACAAATCCATGGTCTATTCCCTGGATAACCAGCTCGAGGGAAAATTCGATATCGGCGCATTGGAAAACACCGTGTTGTTAGGCGCCAGTTACGACCGCACCTCGTTCAACCAGGATTGGGACGCCGGTTTCGCCGGTACCATCAATGTGTATAACCCGGTGTACCTGCGCGAACCGCTCACGCCGATCGCGGTGCAAAACACCTTGCTCGAGCAACAGATGAAAGGCGCATACGCCCAGATCCAGAGCAAGTACGACCACTGGCTGTTCCTGCTCGGGGGGCGGCAGGACTGGGTCGACAGCGATTTCCGCGACAAGGTCAACAAGGCCAGCAACACCGGCAGTCAAGACCGCAAGTTCACCTACCAAGGTGGGGTGATGTACCAGTTCGACAACGGCCTTACGCCGTATGTCAGCTATTCCACGGCATTCGTTCCGGTTCAGCAGATTTCCAATGCCGGCGCCCCGTTGAAACCCATCACCAGCAGCCAATATGAAGCGGGTGTGAAATACGAGCCGATCGGCTGGGACACGGCGATGACGCTGTCGGTGTACGATTTGCGCAAACAGGACGACACCTACCTGGATGCCACCACCAACAGCTATCGTCAGGTGGGTGAGAGCCGCGCCAAGGGCGCCGAAGTTGAAATCAACAGCAACCTTACGCCCAACCTGAACGTAACGGCGGCTTATACCTACACTGACGCGCGGATTACCAAGGATTCCGCCACCTCCTTGGTCGAAGGGCGCCAGATGACCGGCGTTCCTCGCAATCAGGCTTCGGTATGGAGCAAATACCGTTTCCTGGAGGGTCAGCTCAAGGGCCTGTCCGTGGGGGGAGGTGTGCGTTATTTCGACAGCACTTTTTCCTACACGGCGCCGACGCTCTACGGGAAGCTGGATGCAGGCAGTGTCACGTTGGTGGATGCCGTGATGGGGTATCAGATCGACCCGCACTGGTCAGTGGACCTGAACGCGAAGAACCTGTTCGACAAGGAGTATGTGTCCGGTTGCAACGATGCGGGGCGCTGCTATTGGGGTGACAGCCGCACCCTATTGGGTACGGTGTCCTACAACTGGTAAAGACCTGGCTATTTGCCGATACAGAAACTGGAAAAGATTCGGCCAAGCAAGTCATCAGAGCTGAATGCGCCGGTAATCTCACCTAGCAGCTGCTGCGCCTGACGCAAATCCTCAGCCAGCAGCTCTCCAGCGCCCGCCAGGGTCAGCTGTGCTCGCCCGTGCTCCAACGCCGCACTGGCATGGCGAAGCGCCTCCAGATGCCTGCGGCGTGCACTGAAGCTGCTTTCCGAGGTCTGCTCGTAGCCCATGCAGGCCTTGAGGTGGTCACGTAGCAACTCCAGGCCCTCACCCGCGGATTTGGCACTCAGGCTGATAGTCACATGGCCATCCTCGCTGGTTTGCATCGCGATGGTTTCACCCGTCAGGTCGGCCTTGTTCCGGATCAGGGTCACTTTGGCCGGGTCTGGCCGTTGCTCGAGGAATTCCGGCCACAACGCAAAAGGATCCACCGCCTCAGGGGCGGTGGCGTCCACCACCAACAACACACGGTCGGCTTCGCCAATGGCTTTGAGCGCGCGTTCCACGCCAATCTTCTCCACCTGGTCGTCGGTGTCGCGCAACCCTGCCGTATCGACCACGTGCAACGGCATGCCATCGATGTGGATATGTTCGCGCAGGATGTCGCGAGTGGTACCGGCAATTTCGGTAACGATGGCTGCTTCGCGTCCCGCCAATGCATTGAGCAGGCTGGACTTGCCGGCATTGGGTCGCCCGGCAATCACCACGGTCATGCCGTCACGCAGTAATGCACCCTGTCCGGCTTCGCGCAACACTGTGGATAACTCATCGCGAACCTTATCCAGCATTGCCAGGACGTGGCCATCGGCCAGGAAATCAATCTCCTCTTCAGGAAAATCAATGGCCGCCTCGACATAGATACGCAGGCTGATCAGCTGCTCGGTCAAGTTATGCACACGCAGGGAAAACGCCCCCTGCAACGAACGCAATGCGTTGCGCGCAGCCTGTGCAGAACTGGCCTCGATCA harbors:
- a CDS encoding TonB-dependent siderophore receptor encodes the protein MRLSIPLRQRLSCHAITYGLLLASTGGTLLSTGVMAASTTQHYVIAAGPLDSALSQFAARANVILSFSPQQTSRLTTAGLNGDYSVDQGFALLLQSSGLQAVAQAPGSYGLQTVPTGQLTLAPTTVSAYQPDGFNQDIAGDVGYKAQNSRVGTKTSTPLSQTPRSVSVVTGQRIKDQKSQTLTEVLGYVPGIFAPPFAAGDGLAGDLFFIRGFNATDYGYGLLRDGLRVQGNRYDTTSEPYGLERVEVFRGPSSLLYGENAPGGLVNLVSKHPTANPRGEVQLGYGSNNRRQLGVDISGPLNDSDNVLGRLVMLGRKSDTQTDHVPDDRVYIAPSLTLNFDDYNTLTLLANYQKDHTNLELGLPAAGTLLTNPNGKLSKHTMLGDPDWNTFEREAWSTGYEFSHSFNDDWQFRQNSRYMQSRINRHETWPSALNNRGFGTQLNMTAYDRYNKSMVYSLDNQLEGKFDIGALENTVLLGASYDRTSFNQDWDAGFAGTINVYNPVYLREPLTPIAVQNTLLEQQMKGAYAQIQSKYDHWLFLLGGRQDWVDSDFRDKVNKASNTGSQDRKFTYQGGVMYQFDNGLTPYVSYSTAFVPVQQISNAGAPLKPITSSQYEAGVKYEPIGWDTAMTLSVYDLRKQDDTYLDATTNSYRQVGESRAKGAEVEINSNLTPNLNVTAAYTYTDARITKDSATSLVEGRQMTGVPRNQASVWSKYRFLEGQLKGLSVGGGVRYFDSTFSYTAPTLYGKLDAGSVTLVDAVMGYQIDPHWSVDLNAKNLFDKEYVSGCNDAGRCYWGDSRTLLGTVSYNW
- the mnmE gene encoding tRNA uridine-5-carboxymethylaminomethyl(34) synthesis GTPase MnmE — protein: MSAPRETIAAVATAQGRGGVGIVRISGPLASAAAKAISGRELKPRFAHYGPFLDGDASVLDEGLALYFPGPNSFTGEDVLELQGHGGPVVLDMLLQRCLQLGCRLARPGEFSERAFLNDKLDLAQAEAIADLIEASSAQAARNALRSLQGAFSLRVHNLTEQLISLRIYVEAAIDFPEEEIDFLADGHVLAMLDKVRDELSTVLREAGQGALLRDGMTVVIAGRPNAGKSSLLNALAGREAAIVTEIAGTTRDILREHIHIDGMPLHVVDTAGLRDTDDQVEKIGVERALKAIGEADRVLLVVDATAPEAVDPFALWPEFLEQRPDPAKVTLIRNKADLTGETIAMQTSEDGHVTISLSAKSAGEGLELLRDHLKACMGYEQTSESSFSARRRHLEALRHASAALEHGRAQLTLAGAGELLAEDLRQAQQLLGEITGAFSSDDLLGRIFSSFCIGK